In the genome of Trypanosoma brucei gambiense DAL972 chromosome 11, complete sequence, the window CGGACCCTGACAACCTGCAGGCAATTGCCCTACTTGAGCCCAAACAGAAAGTTGACCTCACGAAATATATTGAAAAACACCGTTTTACCTATGATTTGGTTCTTGACGACAAGTACAGCAACCGCGATGTGTACGAGAAGGCATGCAAACCCCTTATTGAAACAGTGTTTGAGGGTGGGTGTGCCACTTGCTTTGCGTATGGACAAACGGGAAGTGGCAAGACATATACAATGCTCGGGAAGGGGGACCAGGAAGGTATATATCTGATGGCTGCACGTGATCTGTATGCTCGACTGGAAAGTGGGATGAGTATCATGGTTTCATTCTTCGAGATATATGGAGGAAAGTTGTTTGACCTGCTGAATGAGCGTGAGAAGCTTGCATGCCGTGAAGATAGTCGCGGTGTTATCAATGTTTGTGGCCTTACGGAACATCGTGTGGAGGATACGGGGCATCTCATGCGTGTAATCGACTACGGAAATTCCATTCGAGCGGCCGGCTCGACGGGCATGAATGCGGATTCCTCCAGGTCGCACGCTATCCTTCACATAACGGTTTTGAATTCAAAGAACCGGTTCTTCGGTAGGTTCACCTTCATCGACCTCGCTGGAAGCGAGCGGGGTGCAGATACACTTGATAGCGACAGAACCACGCGCCTCGAAGGTGCAGAAATCAATAAGTCACTTTTGGCACTGAAGGAATGTATTCGTGCGCTGGACCAGAATCATCGGCACATTCCTTTCCGTGGTTCAAAGCTTACAGCCGTGCTGAGGGACTGCTTCACGGGGAACAGTCGCACTGTGATGATAGGCAATGTTAGTCCTGCAAGCGGAAGCTGTGAACACACCCTTAACACACTACGCTACGCTGATCGTGTGAAGGAACTAAAGAAAGACAAGTCGTCCCGCATCGCCGCCGAGGAAATCATGATTGGCCAGATGCCAAGTGAAGAGATTGAAACACTTGGATTGAGCAGTAACTTTGCCCAAAGACGTGCCCGAGAAAAGAAGGCCGGCACCCGGTCCTCCAGTCATCTTTCACAACGGGAACCAGGCACGCCTAACGCAAAGTCTCACAGCAGCTACGGCAGCGGCTATCGGCTGAAAGGGCAACATTCTCGCGTGTCAATGAGCTGCAAAGAGGAAGACTACCCGAACTTCTCCGACAGCATTCGCTCCGGGAAAGTTCCAAGTAGTGGAGGGACGAAGAGCTTCAACAGGGTGACACCAAAACACAGTCGTGTTGGCAGCGAAATATCGATCCGCGACGCTAGCCCGTATGAAATGACTTCTTTTGCGAGCGGTGATTCCTTAgacgaagaggaggataatACCATTCTGGGCCATCGCCGTCATATTGACGCAATGATGGAGTTATTGAAACAAGAAATGACGGAATTGAATGGAGTAGAGATGCCTGGAGCCTCCATTGAGGTGTACTGCAAAAATGTTGAGAGCATTCTCAACCGTCAGGCGAAGAGTATTAGCAGTGTTAGAAATATGATAAGGCAGTTGCTAAACCGCCTGGAGTCTCGGCAACGCCGGTAAGTGTACTTCCCTACCGGTGGCGTCGGGGGATCACCCGTTAGTTTATCtgtctcctctttcttttgctttgtacgagtggagaaggagagggagggagaataggacttttttgtttgttttgttcggtgtgtgtgtgtgtgtgtgtgtatgttcgAAGGGTTAgcgcgttttttttatttgtgggAAACTCGGGTAATGCACGGGGAAGTGTAAAGCAAAGGCTGTATAGAAGTTGAGAAGGAAatcgagaaaaaaagaaagggagggggatcATGTAGGTGTGATGTTTAGCTCTTTGAGGCTAATTGCACCTGAGAGAAGAAGCGGCAAAACCGGATAAGGAATATTGAGTGCAaggaaaagtgtgtgtgtctccCACCTGACTCATGGAAAGAAGTGTGAATGACGCGAATGAATGGAATAGTAGCAGTATCACAAATATCACATATATGCAGACATGTGAAGGAAAGGCGCAAggcgggaggaggaggaggaggaggggcaGGGAGGAAGTGTTCATACATAAGTGTGAATGTGGGAAGCTTACTTGGAACTTTACcgcctccccctccccaatttcccttctttgCTGTTTCTACGAGCCACCTCCTTCCTGACTACCGGTACAACAGCAGTGATTTCATCTTCCGAGTATTTGGCGTGTTCGCATGTGGGTGAGAGAAAGCGTTTTACTCTCCGCAGTTTCCCATCATGGGGCGGGGGAGAGAATGTTGAAGGGTGTAAactgggaaaacaaaagttagggtgcaaaagaaaaaaatattagaaGGAAAATTAGCATGAATGAATAAACAGTGAGGGGTATTGGGTTGAGAGGGGGGAAGCGGCGTTGCAAGTCACAAAGGctgttgttgtcttttttttttttctattataCCCTTTCCCATTTTCCTTACCTTGTTCTCCCACACTGTCCCCGTCCTTTTCCATTTGTCCTACCCGTCGCTGCTGCCTTATATATTTCAAAGCTGGCggtattattatgattattgtTGTCATTCGCACATAAACGTTATCCcttatatttacatatatttaaatttatGCTTTTCCCTTACCCATCTTCTTTGTACAGTGGCGGGTCAGATGTTGTGAGAATACCTTGAAATTTGTTGTCTTCTTCCCTCTGTGTCTCCCTTGTCCTCACCGgtgtttacatatatatatatatatatgactaTCACTATGAGCATCACTGTTTCCTTTgctcaaaagaaaaacaaaacaaaaattaaatgaaaacaatacttttatatttatatattaccTTGCTTTCCATTGCTGGTGCTGcacccttttcccctccgcCCACTCTTCGGGGAAGGGAGTTCCCACTAAATCGGCCGTTGCCATTCCTGCTTGGGATATGGGTGCGTGCTCATTGACTCAGTATCACAGAAATTACCGCAATGGacgaaatcaaaaaaaataaataaaaaataataaaaaaaaatatatatatatatataataaaacAAGCAGCAGGTAAGGTGTTGacaggaaaagaggaagggaagcacgaaaataataaaaccaacaacgtcaaaaagaagaacaaactTATTTGCTCGTTTTtccatgcacacacacacacacacacctctgTGTATACGTTTGGCTGCGTGAACGGCTACTCgtctttctcccttctttgtttttggttttccgTGTGTGTCCATCCATACTTATGTGTACCAAGGTGAGTGTTACGGTGGCTATTACTCACCATCGGGGTAATACTGGTTACTTTAATCacgattgttgttgttgttgtttgaggTGCTTTTGTTCTCTTCTGGCATCTAATCATTGGTGCTTCGtcccttcatcatctttttttgttcgttgcCCTTCTTACATTCTCTGTTAACCCAGtcgttttccttcccccctcctcctcatcaagacagtaacaacaacaattattattacactCGCTACCTTCACTTCAACACGTGCGCAattctcttgttttttcgtcGGATACCTTCAAATGGTCTGTACGCGGattgtgtttattttcttttgtttttttttttgcgcgtgcGGTGGCACATAACCCTGTATGCTTACTCCCCTACACATTAGCTGATATTGGTTATAATGTTCTTGCCATCCTCACATTCCCCACTTGTCTACCCATATAACGTCCGAACATCGAAAACGAAACCTATAGTTAAGGAATGAGGCGAGTACATCAGATTCCCTGTAAAAAACTGTTTAGGCAGTTGGGGCGTAGGGGAATATTATCCACACCGCCATCGCCAGTGGAGTCAGCGGAACCCACAACCATCCGCTCAAGGGGCTACGGACCCAGTAAACATTTACTGCGCGGTGTTGACGCGACACGCGGCGTCGTTGTGGAAGCAGCCCTCAGCCCAGCGGATGTTGAGATGCAGCGCCGCGTTCTTTCGATGGCGAATCCAAACGTGGCGATCCACGCCAAACTTGAGGGTGAGCCTTCACCCGTTCATTCCGGCACCAACTCCCTTCATGGTGACGACCAGCGTCTGGCCGACCGTGCAGGTGTTGCTTCATCGGAGCAGTTAGCCTCTGTGGCAACTGTTATATTGGATGAGGTGAAGGAGCAATTGCAGCTCAACCTTAGCGCTGCGGATGCCTCACAAGATAGTCGAGCAGCCACTGTAGTGAATGCCGTCGCGGAGTGCCTGCGGAATGAGGTGGACCGCCTCATTCACGCGAACCACACGCAGGAGTCGTCCATTACCCGGGTGTTGAGGGAAAATACAGACCTGATTTGCAAGCGCGTCGCCGATGTCATATGCTCGGAGCAGCTGAAAACACTATCATTCAAGGACGTAGGTCAACTTCCGCAGGTCATCAAAGAGGTGGGAACGTCCCTTGTGAGGTTAGAGAGCGCCTTGAAGAGTGCACTGGATTCGAGCTttggaaaagacaaaaacctCGAAGAAGTATTGGGAGATTTGCGCGAACACATTGTCTCTGCCATCGAGCAAGCCTCGCGTTTCCAACAGGAGCGACTTCTCGCTTCTGTGAGTGATTTACTGGCCGACTGCGCCGATGCGCAAGACAGCAAGTCACGTTTGGCTCAGGCTGCGAGTCTGAAGGTAATCGAAAAGAACGTGAGGGATGCCATGTCACAGATGGTGGAGGACACGCAACATAAGGTTCAGTCTGTATTGCGTGACCTCCGTGGGAGTGCTTCGACCTCTGATGCCGCTGGAAGTACGATGAACGTAAGCAGCGGTAACGAGGTGGCGTTCGAGCGAATTTTAGCATCTTACGGCGAACGTCTTGAAGAACTGCGTGAGTCAACAGCTGCGGCCGTTGACCTTAAGGAGCTTATGATGGAAATTCATAGCATGCATCAGACAAGTGCAGGAGATGTGAGTGAAGTCAAAAACCTTGTGAAGAAACTAAAGAGAGAATTGATAAGCGCTCTCCAACCCTCCAATACCGAAAACACTGAAGGCAGCACTGTGGAACGTAAGTCCAGTGACACAATAGATTACAATGGGATTTTTGCGGATAAATTGGACGCATTGGCAGACGATGTAATATCAAGGATAGATGGGCGACTGAAGGAGCAGCACGCTGATGTGAGGGAACTGTCGGCGAGGCTTCTCCAGCTTGAAGATGTGATCAAGAAAACTCCCCGTGCTGCTCTCCAGGTGGGGTCAGTGCCTGAGCTGAACGACGACCGGCTGCTGGCATTGGCACAAAGTATCAGTGAGAGTATTTTATCATCTCTTCCCCCGCATTCCGCCCCCGCTGtagggggaaaagagcaacaggagccaccgcggccgAGCGTCAGCACCGCGGTTGCCACTACTGCACACACCTTTACAACAACAGAGCTCGCGGAGGCTGTGTCAGCTGCTCTCACCCCGAGACTGGATGAATTGGCGGCAGCCATCCAAAAGAAAGTGGCACCTACCTCCACTGCCTCGGGCAACGAATACGACAACAGACACATGGGTGAAACACAACTCGTAACCGTCGCACAAACGATATGTGAAGGAGTGCGGGAAGCAGTTAGGGAGAGTATGGCCCTTTACAAACCACCCGTCGCCTCACCACCCACCCCGGCCCCGGGAGCAGTTGTTGCACCAGCTGTTGACACGTCTGCCTTAGAACAGGCAATGGTGACGAAAGTGGAAGATCTCAAAAGATGCGTTATGGACGCCGTGCAGGAAATGGACCGACCACAGGAAATTGATCTCTCGCCGTTCCGTACGTACCTCGATGATGTGCTGCGCAGCATGCAGACAACTCTGagcaagcagcagcaagcgACACAGGACAAGGTTGATGGTGTGGTTGAAGCGCTGGCAAAGAAGCTTCAGGATTACCAACACCAATTAGAGTCGAAACTTCAAAGGCAGCACCGAGATCAAGTGGAGCAGATACAGGTTGTGCGAAGGGCACAAGAGCAAGATATGAAAGCTGATGAAGAGACGCGGAAACAACGGATGTCCCGGAACCAAGAAGACGCCGAACAAAGGACAAATGAGCAAAAGTCTGCTGTCACGGGGGCCATGCAAGAGGTGTTTCTGCAAGTGAGGCAGCGGCTGAAAGAAGATGTTCGCACACTTCTGAAAGGTGAAGTGGCCGCTGCCCTCATACCGCTCGATGACCTTTACAAAGAGCTACGTGAAAGTGGGCAAAAGTCGCGTACCGCCTTGGAGGCGAAGTTGCGTTCTGTCGAGGACACACTGCAGTCCGTCCTTGACTCTGAACGACACCGCTCAGATCGTCTACAGGCAACACTTGACGACGTTATAGCATGTATTAAAAATAACTCGGGTGAAGTGAGCGGTTCGGAAACCGAAGCGTTGAAGTCCCTTAAAAGGCTATTGGAAGACCTCGCTGAGCGCAACACCGCTACCGGAATGGAAATATGTTCTGACGTGAAGGCTTCTTTAGAACGTACAGAAGAACTTCACGTTCAAACTGCAGAGAAGATGTTGAGGGGGTTTGATACGCTGAAGTATGAGATTCACGAAGGACGGCAACAACTTGACCAGCTCCTATCGTCCAACCAGCAGAATAAAGATGTTGCACTTGCTGTCGAGGCCATGCGCACGAAACTGGACGAAGTCCGTTATTCCCTTGACTGCATTATGGCATCTGTCCGTGAGATGCAAGAACACCCCATGGGACAATTACAAGagccgcagcagcagcagtccTTACTCCACGAAACTGAAGTGAAGAGTCCAATAGATGACAAGGTGTTGGAGCAGTATGAGCAACGCCAGCGAGAGGCATCCGATTTAATTGCGTCGCGTCTCGAAACCCTCTCGGCAACAACTCGTGAGGTTCTTTCGCAACTCCAACGGCAGCAGCCACGAAGATCAGGGGAGGAGATGGGTTCGCAGCCGGCCGTAACCACAAATTTAAGTGTGGAGAGTCTGCAAGCTATGGAGGGTCGTTTAGGTGAACGCATGCAGGCATTGCAGGCTGCGCTTGATGAGCTGACAAAAGTCGGTGCCAGTGTTCCTCCTACAACAGAGGTTTTCAGGAAAGACGAGGTAGACGGTGttgagggaaacaaaagctTCATAAGGGAAGTTGATGAGCTCATGACGCTCGTGAAGTCGTCGCGAAGTGTACAGGCGAAGCAAATGTGGGAGAGGCTGAGCATCTTGCGCACATCTCTGGTTGATGTGAGTACGAAAAAAACTGGAGACACCAACATTAAACAACTGTTGGGGGCTCTGGAGGAAAATCGTCTGAAGCTGCGAGAGGAAATGGGGGAAGCAGAGAGAGAATTGGTTATAAAAATTGATGCCGCAACACAGAAAGCGGTAGAGCACTTTGCTGCTCGTATAGAGAGGGCCGTTAAGGCGTCAGCAGATGCTGGGCTGGGGCAGCTGCGCAACGATATCAAAGAAAGTAGTGAGATATTGAAAGCACACCAGCACCAGTTTTCGTCGCAGCTGCAGGATAGAATGACTAACATAGAGAGAACAAATAGGGAGTGCGCCGCTGAGTTAAAAGAAAAGTTGCGGGACACCAGCAAGGAGTATCATAGTGCTTTGGGACAGTTTGTGAAAAACGATATGATTGCAGCCCTGCGTAGTACTGTTGATGAGGCGACTACCCAGCAGATGCGTACCTTCACGCAACAGTTCACTTGGCAAAAGGAACGAGAGGAAACGAACAAAGAGGCGGTGATGCGGAGCGTTCAACAGGTTTCCCAAGAAGTTGGCAAACTCCAATCAATGAGCAGTGAGGTACGCACAGCCGTAACCAGCAGTTCGGCAGGTGTCGTTCAGGAGGTGAGGAACGCACAGAAGGACCTCGCGATGCTTTTCGAGAAACGGCTTGCTGCCGTGTTagagcagcagaaaaagcagCAAGTGGTTCAAGTATTGTCGCCTGTGCGAGTCGGGGAAGCCGATTCTTCAAACGGTATTCCAAGTGAGACCACCGACACGCCTTCGCTTGTCACGATGGTAAATCCACAGGGGGCGTCCCACCTTTCATGGTTTTTGCTGTCGCAATCGGTTGTGactatcatcaccatcatgcTGTGCGCATACTTTTTATTTGCGGCCTTCCTCGTTGCCTTCGTGCCTATTCCACTTACTGATGAATTTGCCTCACACATGGAGCAGGCAGCGGATAATGATGTCTCTGAAATTGCCCTCAAGAGGCCGTTAGTCTCACGTGTAGCGGACCGGGTAATTCTAtaacctccttttttgttcgtttcaatcttctttttattcttccaCCACCTCTCACGTCCCTACATGTACACCCACATTTCATATATTTGGTGTGTAGTAAACATTTTTCTCCCCATAGATGGGTGACATTCCAGCGTAACTACTTCGTCTTTAAGGTTGGTGTTGGCGTACGTTGGATTTGGCATGTGACCCCCTACCACTTTGTGTTGCTGGTGGCAGGCGTtgtcttattattattattgtgtatgtgtgtgtgtatttatgtgtttctttatttgtttggtgGAAAAACTAGGGAGCGACGCCGCTGCGTTCGAAGGAacagggaaaggaaacagatAAGTATACGCCCGCTTTTTGCATTCCACTCTGTTAAATGttcttccatctttttttttgttatcttcCCCCGTTATCCCTCATATATCCACGTCTGTTGCACACGTCGTCTCGTTTGCAGCCACCGGAGGCCCGTTGCGTCGACTGGTTCTGTGGGCGAGCAGGTTGCCGCAAGATGTTTTTGATTACTTCCTCTTCGTTAAACTTATTGTTTTCAGCTGTTAGTTGGTTGTATCTGGTGTCTGTTtcctcatttatttattccgcTCTCGGTGTGATGCTCCACACATTAGTTTGAGGTCATTCCCACTGACGTTGCCTTCGTATTCCGCTGATATTTTACTCTCTTGTCTTGTTTATCATTGCTTGTTTTCGCATTTCCTTTCGTCTTTATGGGGttgttcaaaaaaaaaaaaacgaaatcaGCTAAAGGTTACTTAAAAGAAGAGGTCTAAGGAAAGTTGAGAGGGGGAGTAGCGTACGCGGTCGGGCGCAACAAAGAGAAGTAAAAGGTTAaccctttctttgtttgagTACAGTGCCTTTTTCCCAcgcgcacaaaaaaaaaaagaaaagagaaccaCGAAAACAAAGGGGGTGAGGAGAGTAAAGGAAATTTTTTTCGTAAAATTTAAGGCGGAGGGCGGACGAAGCGATATATACTAGTGTATTAgtaaggagggaaagacaaGAGAACATCAGTAAAGGTGGCACTCAAGGGTTGCAATTAATAGAGGAGCAGgggaaacaaacatataaagttgtatatatataaggggagaaacagaaaggcATCGGTCAGGGAA includes:
- a CDS encoding MCAK-like kinesin, putative → MERQLRELLEQGGLSHTIQGFVDGGVLTLQQLKQLTMQDYQSVGVIVMTDRRKLFELIQYMKREQANPPSVLNTSDAPRVPEHTPQAVTGARNTTPNCRNATPSSAQRKAENENARMNESRQLSGAGGRRDPLHVIDDMELSAMKMTPNSRPLSRVARASPTAATRKPGESGTTKRKASRITVVVRKRPLSTSEINDGLYDILATDPDNLQAIALLEPKQKVDLTKYIEKHRFTYDLVLDDKYSNRDVYEKACKPLIETVFEGGCATCFAYGQTGSGKTYTMLGKGDQEGIYLMAARDLYARLESGMSIMVSFFEIYGGKLFDLLNEREKLACREDSRGVINVCGLTEHRVEDTGHLMRVIDYGNSIRAAGSTGMNADSSRSHAILHITVLNSKNRFFGRFTFIDLAGSERGADTLDSDRTTRLEGAEINKSLLALKECIRALDQNHRHIPFRGSKLTAVLRDCFTGNSRTVMIGNVSPASGSCEHTLNTLRYADRVKELKKDKSSRIAAEEIMIGQMPSEEIETLGLSSNFAQRRAREKKAGTRSSSHLSQREPGTPNAKSHSSYGSGYRLKGQHSRVSMSCKEEDYPNFSDSIRSGKVPSSGGTKSFNRVTPKHSRVGSEISIRDASPYEMTSFASGDSLDEEEDNTILGHRRHIDAMMELLKQEMTELNGVEMPGASIEVYCKNVESILNRQAKSISSVRNMIRQLLNRLESRQRR